The Urocitellus parryii isolate mUroPar1 chromosome 6, mUroPar1.hap1, whole genome shotgun sequence genome includes a window with the following:
- the LOC113200693 gene encoding ribonuclease 4 yields MALQRTHSLLLFLLLTLIGLQLVQPSYGQDRMYQRFLRQHVDPQETGGNDNYCNLMMHRRKMTLHRCKSFNTFIHEDIWSIRSICNTENIQCKNGKMNCHEGVVKVTDCKETGSSRTSNCRYRAKASTRRVVVACEGDPEVPVHFDR; encoded by the coding sequence ATGGCTCTGCAGAGGACCCACTCATTGCTTCTGTTCTTGCTGCTCACCCTGATAGGGCTACAGCTGGTGCAGCCTTCCTATGGCCAGGATCGCATGTACCAGCGGTTTCTGCGGCAACACGTGGACCCTCAGGAGACAGGTGGCAATGATAACTACTGCAACTTGATGATGCATAGACGGAAGATGACTTTACATCGGTGCAAGAGCTTCAACACCTTCATCCATGAAGACATCTGGAGTATTCGCAGCATCTGTAACACTGAAAATATCCAGTGCAAGAACGGCAAGATGAACTGTCATGAGGGTGTAGTGAAGGTCACAGACTGCAAGGAGACAGGAAGTTCCAGGACCTCCAACTGCAGATATCGGGCTAAGGCAAGCACTAGGCGGGTGGTAGTTGCTTGTGAAGGTGACCCAGAGGTGCCTGTGCACTTTGACAGATAA
- the Ang gene encoding angiogenin, with protein sequence MVLGLGPLLLVFMLGLVVTPPTLAQDNSRYKHFLTQHYDAKPKGRNDRYCESMMERRELTSPCKDTNTFIHGNKGNIKAICGNRNGNPHGENLRISKSPFQVTTCKHAGGSPRPPCRYRATAGFRHIVIACENGLPVHFDESFFRL encoded by the coding sequence ATGGTGCTGGGCCTAGGCCCTTTATTGTTGGTCTTCATGCTGGGTCTGGTTGTGACCCCACCGACCCTGGCTCAGGATAACTCCAGGTACAAACACTTCCTGACCCAGCACTATGATGCCAAACCAAAGGGACGGAATGACAGATACTGTGAAAGCATGATGGAGAGACGAGAGCTGACCTCACCTTGCAAAGACACCAACACCTTTATTCATGGCAACAAGGGCAACATCAAGGCCATctgtggaaatagaaatggaaaCCCTCACGGAGAAAACTTAAGAATAAGCAAGTCTCCTTTCCAAGTCACCACTTGCAAGCATGCAGGAGGGTCCCCTCGGCCTCCATGCCGGTACCGGGCTACAGCAGGGTTCAGACACATTGTTATTGCCTGTGAAAATGGCTTACCTGTCCACTTTGATGAGTCCTTTTTCCGTCTATAA